One window of the Sciurus carolinensis chromosome 8, mSciCar1.2, whole genome shotgun sequence genome contains the following:
- the Gpr85 gene encoding probable G-protein coupled receptor 85: protein MANYSHAADNILQNLSPLTAFLKLTSLGFIIGVSVVGNLLISILLVKDKTLHRAPYYFLLDLCCSDILRSAICFPFVFNSVKNGSTWTYGTLTCKVIAFLGVLSCFHTAFMLFCISVTRYLAIAHHRFYTKRLTFWTCLAVICMVWTLSVAMAFPPVLDVGTYSFIREEDQCTFQHRSFRANDSLGFMLLLALILLATQLVYLKLIFFVHDRRKMKPVQFVAAVSQNWTFHGPGASGQAAANWLAGFGRGPTPPTLLGIRQNANTTGRRRLLVLDEFKMEKRISRMFYIMTFLFLTLWGPYLVACYWRVFARGPVVPGGFLTAAVWMSFAQAGINPFVCIFSNRELRRCFSTTLLYCRKSRLPREPYCVI from the coding sequence ATGGCGAACTATAGCCATGCAGCTGACAACATTTTGCAAAATCTCTCGCCTCTAACAGCCTTTCTGAAACTGACTTCCTTGGGTTTCATAATAGGAGTCAGCGTGGTGGGCAACCTTCTGATCTCCATTTTGCTAGTGAAAGATAAGACCTTGCATAGAGCACCTTACTACTTTCTGCTGGATCTTTGCTGTTCAGATATCCTCAGATCTgcaatttgttttccatttgtattCAACTCTGTCAAAAATGGCTCCACCTGGACTTACGGGACTCTGACTTGCAAAGTGATTGCCTTTCTGGGGGTTTTGTCCtgtttccacactgctttcatgCTCTTCTGCATCAGTGTCACCAGATACTTAGCTATCGCCCATCACCGTTTCTATACAAAAAGGCTGACCTTTTGGACGTGTCTGGCTGTGATCTGCATGGTGTGGACTCTGTCTGTGGCCATGGCATTCCCCCCAGTTTTAGATGTGGGCACTTACTCATTCATTAGGGAGGAGGATCAGTGCACCTTCCAACACCGCTCCTTCAGGGCTAATGATTCCTTAGGATTTATGCTGCTCCTTGCTCTCATCCTCCTAGCCACACAGCTTGTCTACCTCAAGCTGATATTTTTTGTCCACGATCGAAGGAAAATGAAGCCAGTCCAGTTTGTAGCAGCAGTCAGCCAGAACTGGACTTTTCATGGTCCTGGAGCCAGTGGCCAGGCAGCTGCCAATTGGCTAGCAGGATTTGGAAGGGGTCCCACGCCACCCACCTTGCTGGGCATCAGGCAAAATGCAAACACCACAGGCAGAAGAAGGCTGTTGGTCTTAGACGAgttcaaaatggagaaaagaatcaGCAGAATGTTCTATATAATGACTTTTCTCTTCCTAACCTTATGGGGCCCCTACCTGGTGGCCTGTTATTGGAGAGTTTTTGCAAGAGGGCCTGTAGTACCAGGGGGATTTCTAACAGCCGCTGTCTGGATGAGTTTTGCCCAAGCAGGAATCAATCCTTTTGTCTGCATTTTCTCCAACAGGGAGCTGAGGCGCTGTTTCAGCACAACCCTTCTTTACTGCAGAAAATCCAGGTTACCAAGGGAACCTTACTGTGTTATATGA
- the Smim30 gene encoding small integral membrane protein 30: protein MTSVSTQMLLVLISLLLVLPVVEAVEAGDAIALLLGVVLSITGICACLGVYARKRNGQM, encoded by the coding sequence ATGACTTCAGTTTCAACACAAATGCTTTTAGTcctcatttctttgcttttggtTCTGCCAGTCGTTGAAGCAGTAGAAGCCGGAGATGCAATCGCTCTCTTGTTAGGTGTGGTTCTCAGCATTACAGGCATTTGTGCTTGCCTTGGTGTGTATGCAAGAAAGCGGAATGGACAGATGTAA